TGGGTCTGGCCCAGCGTCGGCTCCAGCGGGCCATGGCCAAGGTCAAGCCGGGCGAGGCCGTGTCGCTGCAGCTTCGGAGTGGCGGGCAGTCCAGGTCCGTGAGTGTGACCACCGTGTCCGAAGCGGCCCTGGCGCAGGGCTCGGAGCCCGTGCGCAGCATGCGGCGATCCATGGGGGGCTCGGTCACGGAGGAGGACCGCCGCGGACGCGTGGGGCTCACCATTTCGCCCATGGGCAATGTGCGCGACACCCTCGGACTATTTGTGAGCAGCGTGGTCTCGGGTGGTCCCGCCGAGAAGGCCGGCATTGTGGAGGGTGACCGCATTGCGGCAGTCAACGGCGTGGACGTGCGCGTGGCAAAGGAGGACGTGGAAGACCGCCAGGCTGGCAGCGCGCGCGCCGACCGCTTCATCCGGGAGGTACAGAAGGTCGAACCGGGCAAGGCGGTGAATCTGCGCGTGTACAGCGGTGGCCGGTATCGCGAAGTGGCCGTCACGGCAGTCAAGGCCAGCGAGCTGCCGGGTGGCGAGTTCGGGGTCACCATTGGCGACGGTCAGGTGCGCATCATGGCGCCATCACTTCCGCGCCTGCCACGCGGCACTATCGAGCCATTCATGTTCAATGGACCGGACGTGCGCATCTACCGTCGCGATGGCGAGGGCATGCGGGAGTTGCGGCTGGATCGGGACGGCCAGGGGCCGGTCATCCTGCGACTGAACCCCGACAGCATTCGGGAGCGCGTCCGGGAAACCGTGAACAATCGCGTGCGGGTCATCAGGGCCAGCTAAGGGCATTCCGGGCAACGAACCCCGGGCAGCCGGCGTTATCTCCGGCAGATCCTGTAAACGCGCGCCCCTCAACGAGGTGGCGCGCGTTCCTCGCCGAAAGGCGCCACATCGTTCGCCCCGCGAATGCTCGCCATTGCTTTGCCAGCGCAGTCCCCGCGCCGGCTGCCCGTTTCCGTCGTCGCCCTCGTGCTTCCTTTGGCGCTCTTCGGCGCCTGCAAAAAGGAAGGCGGTCCGCCGCAGCGTCCAACACCCACCGTTTCGGTGCAGACGGCCACCAAGGGGCCGCTCCCCTACGTGGTCGAAGCCAACGGCCAGGTCGAGCCCAATCGCACGGTGGCCGTGCAGTCGCTCGTGTCCGGTCAGCTCACACGCATTGCCATCGCCGAGGGCGACGAAGTCCGGCAAGGGCAGGTGCTCTTCCAGATCGACGCGCGGCCGTTCCGGGCGGAGCTCGATCGCGTGAAAGCCACGCTGGTCCGCGACGAAGCCAACCTCACCCGCGCGCGTGCCGATTCGGCCCGCTTTGCCGCGCTGGCCAAGGACGGCTACGTCACCAAGCAGCAGCTCGACCAGACCTTCGCCGAAGTCGGCTCATTGGCGGCCACCGTGGCCGCCGGCCGGGCGCAGCTCGAGCGCGCCGAGTTCGATCTCGAGAACACCACCATTCGCGCGCCCATTGGCGGTCGCACGGGGCAGTTGCTGTATCGCGCTGGGTCGCTGGTGCGCGCCACCACCGACCAGTTGGTCACCATCAACGAGCTGCGG
The window above is part of the Gemmatimonas sp. UBA7669 genome. Proteins encoded here:
- a CDS encoding PDZ domain-containing protein; the encoded protein is MQVSRAFHSPIAATLAAVAWATPGVAASVVLAAPAEAQAREERVITIPRGAAVMPGGAMWVRSESRAVLGVTLGAGSSKDTAGVTVEQVEADGPAAKAGLKAGDVITAINGISLKVAKEDAEDLALVGLAQRRLQRAMAKVKPGEAVSLQLRSGGQSRSVSVTTVSEAALAQGSEPVRSMRRSMGGSVTEEDRRGRVGLTISPMGNVRDTLGLFVSSVVSGGPAEKAGIVEGDRIAAVNGVDVRVAKEDVEDRQAGSARADRFIREVQKVEPGKAVNLRVYSGGRYREVAVTAVKASELPGGEFGVTIGDGQVRIMAPSLPRLPRGTIEPFMFNGPDVRIYRRDGEGMRELRLDRDGQGPVILRLNPDSIRERVRETVNNRVRVIRAS